A genomic segment from Microbacterium sp. SORGH_AS_0428 encodes:
- a CDS encoding glucose-6-phosphate isomerase — MSFDIHVSGDVRDVVEAELPALADSLIASGITAGDPDLWGPGAAADAAERLGWVQAVTVSRPLVDEIVTLRDVLRADGVTRIVLAGMGGSSLAPEVIAATAGVPLVVLDSTAPGEVAAAIGGDAEAGGLAQTALVVSSKSGSTIETDSAKRAFEAAYRAAGIDPTSRIVVVTDPGSPLAESADADGYRLFTADPTVGGRYSALTAFGLVPAGLAGVDIDELLDEAEATLLEVAIDDPRNPALVLAAAIAGGGAARKDKLGIITDGTHIVGLPGWIEQLVAESTGKNGTGILPVVLLPVSPEVEDAPADLQLLRLVDNVRHDHLFEHHRGEILVAGSLGAQFVVWEYATAIAGRMLQINPFDQPDVEAAKAAARALLDERPEPTPAVFVEDGIEVRVSDPSLSASGTLSGVLDALWARIPENGYVSLQAYVDRRDLAPLEGLRELVAADSGRPTTFGWGPRFLHSTGQYHKGGPANGVFLQILQNPHTDLAIPGRPFTFGELIAAQAAGDASVLADEHARPVVTLTLVDAQADVLALFDAAQ; from the coding sequence ATGAGCTTCGACATCCACGTCAGCGGCGATGTCCGCGACGTGGTCGAGGCGGAGCTTCCCGCTCTCGCCGACTCTCTCATCGCATCCGGCATCACGGCCGGCGACCCGGACCTCTGGGGTCCGGGCGCCGCCGCCGATGCCGCGGAGCGACTCGGCTGGGTCCAGGCCGTGACCGTTTCGCGACCGCTGGTCGACGAGATCGTCACGCTTCGCGACGTCCTGCGCGCCGACGGTGTCACGCGCATCGTGCTGGCCGGGATGGGGGGCTCGTCCCTCGCTCCGGAGGTGATCGCCGCCACGGCGGGTGTCCCCCTCGTCGTTCTGGACTCCACCGCTCCCGGCGAGGTCGCGGCCGCCATCGGCGGAGACGCAGAGGCGGGCGGTCTCGCACAGACGGCTCTCGTCGTCTCGTCGAAGTCCGGCTCCACGATCGAGACGGACTCCGCGAAGCGTGCGTTCGAGGCGGCGTATCGTGCCGCCGGAATCGACCCGACGAGCCGCATCGTCGTCGTCACCGATCCCGGTTCGCCGCTCGCCGAATCCGCGGATGCCGACGGCTACCGACTGTTCACCGCAGACCCCACGGTCGGCGGACGCTACTCCGCGCTGACCGCGTTCGGGCTCGTGCCCGCAGGCCTGGCGGGTGTGGACATCGACGAGCTCCTCGACGAGGCGGAGGCGACGCTTCTCGAGGTCGCCATCGACGATCCCCGCAATCCTGCGCTCGTCCTGGCGGCAGCGATCGCCGGCGGCGGTGCCGCGCGCAAGGACAAGCTCGGCATCATCACCGACGGCACGCACATCGTGGGTCTTCCCGGATGGATCGAGCAGCTCGTCGCGGAGTCAACCGGGAAGAACGGCACCGGGATCCTGCCCGTCGTCCTGCTCCCCGTCTCGCCCGAGGTCGAGGACGCCCCCGCCGACCTGCAACTTCTCCGCCTCGTCGACAACGTGCGCCACGATCACCTGTTCGAGCACCACCGCGGCGAGATCCTCGTCGCCGGGTCGCTCGGCGCGCAGTTCGTCGTGTGGGAGTATGCGACGGCGATCGCCGGACGGATGCTGCAGATCAATCCGTTCGACCAGCCTGATGTGGAGGCCGCGAAGGCCGCCGCTCGAGCCCTCTTGGACGAACGGCCCGAGCCCACTCCCGCCGTCTTCGTGGAGGACGGTATCGAGGTCCGGGTGTCCGACCCGTCGCTGTCGGCGAGCGGCACCTTGAGTGGAGTCCTCGACGCACTCTGGGCCCGTATTCCTGAGAACGGATATGTGTCGCTGCAGGCATACGTGGACCGCAGAGACCTCGCGCCGCTCGAAGGGCTGCGCGAGCTCGTCGCCGCAGACTCCGGCCGCCCCACGACGTTCGGGTGGGGTCCACGATTCCTGCACTCGACAGGTCAGTACCACAAGGGTGGTCCGGCGAACGGCGTGTTCCTGCAGATCCTGCAGAACCCGCACACCGACCTGGCCATTCCCGGCCGCCCCTTCACCTTCGGCGAACTGATCGCCGCGCAGGCCGCCGGCGATGCCTCCGTGCTGGCCGACGAGCACGCGCGCCCGGTCGTCACGCTCACCCTCGTCGATGCGCAGGCCGATGTGCTCGCGCTGTTCGACGCCGCCCAGTAG
- the tal gene encoding transaldolase: MSTPTEQLAAAGVSIWLDDLSRERITTGNLSALISDRTVSGVTTNPTIFAGALSKGEAYAEQVATLAAAGADVDTAIFEITTDDVQAASDIFRPVYDATNGVDGRVSIEVSPDLAHDTAATVAQAKELWAKVDRPNALIKIPATKAGLPAITEVIGAGISVNVTLIFSLERYAAVIDAYLSGLEKARDAGIDISGLQSVASFFVSRVDTEVDKRLKAIGTDEATALLSQAGLANARLAYELFEREFGSPRAQALLEAGANLQRPLWASTGVKDPALPDTLYVTELVAAGTVNTMPEKTLEATFDHGVIEGDTITGNIGAAHTFFDRLAAVGVDFADVTQTLEDEGVEKFIVSWHELQETVETALKAAR, translated from the coding sequence ATGAGCACCCCTACCGAACAGCTCGCCGCGGCGGGCGTCAGCATCTGGCTCGATGACCTCTCACGTGAGCGCATCACGACGGGCAACCTCTCCGCGCTGATCTCCGACCGCACGGTCTCCGGCGTGACCACCAACCCGACGATCTTCGCCGGCGCCCTCTCGAAGGGCGAAGCGTACGCCGAGCAGGTCGCCACCCTCGCGGCCGCCGGTGCGGACGTCGACACGGCGATCTTCGAGATCACGACCGACGACGTGCAGGCGGCGTCGGACATCTTCCGCCCCGTGTACGACGCCACGAACGGCGTCGACGGGCGCGTGTCGATCGAGGTCTCCCCCGACCTCGCGCACGACACCGCCGCGACGGTGGCGCAGGCCAAGGAACTGTGGGCGAAGGTCGACCGTCCCAACGCACTGATCAAGATCCCCGCGACCAAGGCGGGGCTGCCGGCGATCACCGAGGTCATCGGGGCAGGCATCTCGGTCAACGTCACCCTCATCTTCAGCCTGGAGCGCTACGCCGCCGTCATCGATGCCTACCTGTCAGGTCTCGAGAAGGCGCGCGACGCCGGCATCGACATCTCCGGCCTGCAGTCGGTGGCGTCGTTCTTCGTCTCCCGCGTGGACACCGAGGTGGACAAGCGGCTGAAGGCCATCGGAACGGACGAGGCGACCGCGCTGCTGTCCCAGGCAGGTCTGGCCAACGCGCGCCTCGCGTACGAGCTGTTCGAGCGTGAGTTCGGCTCCCCGCGCGCGCAGGCCCTGCTCGAGGCCGGCGCGAATCTGCAGCGTCCGCTGTGGGCTTCGACGGGAGTCAAGGACCCGGCACTGCCCGACACGCTGTACGTGACCGAGCTCGTCGCGGCGGGCACGGTGAACACCATGCCGGAGAAGACGCTCGAGGCCACGTTCGACCACGGCGTCATCGAGGGTGACACCATCACGGGCAACATCGGTGCCGCCCACACGTTCTTCGATCGGCTCGCCGCGGTGGGCGTCGACTTCGCCGACGTCACCCAGACGCTCGAGGACGAGGGCGTCGAGAAGTTCATCGTGTCCTGGCACGAGCTGCAGGAGACGGTGGAGACGGCGCTCAAGGCTGCGCGATGA
- the tkt gene encoding transketolase, giving the protein MADLRWDEIDARAVDTARILAADAVEKVGNGHPGTAMSLAPAAYLLYQRVLRHDPADPHWIGRDRFILSVGHSSLTQYVQLYLGGFGLELNDLESLRTWGSLTPGHPEYGHTKGVEITTGPLGQGLASSVGFAYAARYERGLFDPEAPAGTSPFDHFVYVIAGDGDLQEGVTSEASSLAGHQQLGNLVVIYDSNQISIEDDTNVAFTEDVAARYEAYGWQVQTVDWKKTGQYVEDVAELYAAIERAKGETDKPSLIILKTIIGWPSPGKQNSGKIHGAALGADELAATKKVLGFDPEKSFVVADDVIAHTRELVKRAEQAKAEWQRSFDAWAAANPERKALLDRLEARELPADIADALPVFEAGKDVSTRAASGQVINALAAQLPELWGGSADLAESNLTTIKDARSFIPQEWSTHEWTGSPYGRVLHFGIREHAMGAILNGIVLHGPTRPFGGTFLIFSDYMRPPVRLAALMNIPTVFVWTHDSVALGEDGPTHQPIEQLATLRAIPNFSMVRPADANETAVVWLEMLRRTAGPSGIALTRQNIPVFERGDGAASGDVFASADNAVKGAYVLAEAPGGTPDVLLIATGSEVQLAVEARAALAQEGVSARVVSVPSLEWFAEQDAEYRESVLPSSVKARVSVEAGSALTWQGIVGDAGRSVGIEHFGASADYKTLFQKFGITTEAVVTAARESIAAAAE; this is encoded by the coding sequence GTGGCCGATTTGCGTTGGGATGAGATTGATGCACGCGCCGTGGACACGGCCCGCATCCTCGCAGCGGATGCAGTGGAGAAGGTGGGCAACGGTCATCCCGGCACCGCCATGAGCCTCGCCCCCGCCGCCTACCTGCTCTACCAGCGGGTGCTGCGCCACGATCCCGCCGACCCGCACTGGATCGGCCGCGACCGCTTCATCCTCTCTGTGGGGCACTCCTCCCTCACGCAGTATGTGCAGCTGTACCTCGGTGGATTCGGCCTCGAGCTCAACGACCTCGAGTCGCTGCGCACCTGGGGCTCGCTGACTCCGGGTCACCCGGAGTACGGCCACACCAAGGGCGTCGAGATCACCACCGGTCCTCTGGGCCAGGGACTCGCGTCCTCCGTCGGCTTCGCCTACGCCGCCCGCTACGAGCGAGGCCTGTTCGACCCCGAGGCTCCCGCGGGCACCTCGCCCTTCGACCACTTCGTCTACGTCATCGCCGGCGACGGCGACCTGCAGGAAGGTGTGACGAGCGAGGCGTCCTCGCTCGCCGGACACCAGCAGCTCGGCAACCTCGTCGTGATCTACGACTCCAACCAGATCTCCATCGAAGACGACACGAACGTCGCTTTCACCGAGGACGTCGCCGCGCGCTACGAGGCTTACGGCTGGCAGGTCCAGACCGTGGACTGGAAGAAGACGGGCCAGTACGTCGAGGACGTCGCCGAGCTCTACGCGGCCATCGAGCGCGCGAAGGGCGAGACCGACAAGCCGTCGCTCATCATCCTCAAGACGATCATCGGCTGGCCCTCGCCCGGTAAGCAGAACAGCGGGAAGATCCACGGCGCAGCACTCGGCGCCGACGAGCTGGCTGCCACCAAGAAGGTGCTCGGATTCGACCCCGAGAAGAGCTTCGTCGTGGCCGACGATGTCATCGCACACACGCGCGAGCTCGTGAAGCGCGCAGAACAGGCCAAGGCCGAGTGGCAGCGGTCGTTCGACGCCTGGGCCGCTGCGAACCCCGAGCGCAAGGCGCTTCTCGACCGCCTCGAGGCGCGGGAGCTCCCCGCCGACATCGCCGACGCCCTCCCGGTCTTCGAGGCGGGCAAGGACGTCTCCACCCGCGCCGCCAGCGGCCAGGTCATCAACGCCCTCGCCGCACAGCTGCCCGAGCTCTGGGGCGGTTCGGCCGACCTGGCCGAATCGAACCTGACCACCATCAAGGATGCGCGTTCGTTCATCCCGCAGGAGTGGTCGACGCACGAGTGGACCGGTTCGCCCTACGGGCGGGTCCTGCACTTCGGCATTCGCGAGCACGCGATGGGCGCGATCCTCAATGGCATCGTCCTGCACGGACCGACGCGTCCGTTCGGCGGCACGTTCCTGATCTTCAGCGACTACATGCGCCCGCCGGTGCGGCTGGCAGCGCTGATGAACATCCCCACGGTCTTCGTCTGGACGCATGACTCGGTCGCCCTCGGCGAGGACGGCCCCACCCACCAGCCGATCGAGCAGCTCGCGACGCTGCGCGCGATCCCGAACTTCTCGATGGTCCGGCCCGCCGACGCCAATGAGACCGCCGTGGTCTGGCTCGAGATGCTGCGCCGCACGGCCGGTCCCTCGGGTATCGCGCTCACCCGCCAGAACATCCCGGTGTTCGAGCGCGGTGACGGCGCCGCATCCGGCGATGTCTTCGCCTCGGCGGACAACGCCGTCAAGGGCGCCTACGTTCTGGCAGAGGCTCCCGGCGGGACCCCCGACGTGCTGCTGATCGCCACCGGTTCGGAAGTGCAGCTGGCCGTCGAGGCGCGCGCGGCTCTCGCCCAGGAGGGCGTCTCGGCGCGCGTCGTGTCGGTCCCGTCTCTCGAGTGGTTCGCCGAGCAGGACGCCGAGTACCGCGAATCCGTCCTGCCGTCGTCGGTCAAGGCCCGCGTGTCGGTCGAGGCCGGCTCCGCACTCACCTGGCAGGGCATCGTCGGTGACGCCGGTCGCTCGGTGGGCATCGAGCACTTCGGTGCCTCCGCCGACTACAAGACGCTGTTCCAGAAGTTCGGGATCACCACCGAAGCCGTCGTCACCGCCGCCCGCGAGTCCATCGCCGCGGCAGCCGAGTAA
- a CDS encoding heme o synthase, with amino-acid sequence MTTSQGEPASAVRPSMGRTVRAYITLTKPRVLELLLVTTVPVMILAQNGLPNLWLVLATVIGGSLSAGSAAAFNMYLDRDIDAHMQRTVNRPLVTGEVSPRGALVFAWTLAVVSTVWLLLTTNWLAAALSAGAIFFYVVIYTILLKRRTEQNIVWGGIAGCFPVVIGWSAVTGSLSWTPLILFVLIFLWTPPHYWPLSMKYKDQYENVEVPMLGATRSGSQVGLQVILYAWATVACSLLLIPVASMGMVYSVSAIVFGGWFLYESHRLYARAVRGTEPRPMRVFHASITYLTLLFVAIAIDPLLPF; translated from the coding sequence ATGACGACGAGCCAGGGCGAGCCCGCATCCGCCGTCCGTCCTTCGATGGGTCGGACGGTTCGTGCGTACATCACCCTGACGAAGCCGCGCGTGCTCGAGCTCCTGCTCGTCACCACCGTTCCGGTGATGATCCTCGCGCAGAACGGGCTGCCGAATCTCTGGCTGGTGCTGGCGACGGTCATCGGCGGCTCCCTGAGCGCCGGTTCCGCGGCGGCGTTCAACATGTACCTCGATCGGGACATCGACGCGCACATGCAGCGCACGGTCAACCGGCCCCTCGTGACCGGCGAGGTCTCGCCGCGCGGTGCGCTGGTCTTCGCCTGGACGCTGGCGGTCGTGTCGACCGTCTGGCTGCTTCTGACGACGAACTGGCTCGCCGCGGCCCTGTCGGCAGGTGCGATCTTCTTCTACGTGGTCATCTACACGATCCTGCTCAAGCGTCGCACCGAGCAGAACATCGTGTGGGGCGGCATCGCGGGCTGCTTCCCGGTCGTCATCGGATGGTCGGCGGTGACGGGTTCCCTGTCGTGGACCCCGCTGATCCTCTTCGTCCTGATCTTCCTGTGGACGCCGCCGCACTACTGGCCCCTGTCCATGAAGTACAAGGACCAGTACGAGAACGTCGAGGTGCCGATGCTCGGTGCCACTCGATCCGGCTCCCAGGTGGGGCTGCAGGTGATCCTCTACGCGTGGGCGACCGTGGCCTGTTCGCTGCTGCTGATCCCGGTCGCCTCCATGGGCATGGTCTACTCGGTGTCGGCGATCGTGTTCGGCGGCTGGTTCCTCTACGAGTCGCACCGTCTCTATGCGCGCGCGGTGCGCGGCACCGAGCCGCGCCCGATGCGGGTCTTCCACGCGTCGATCACCTATCTGACGCTGCTCTTCGTCGCCATCGCGATCGATCCGCTGCTGCCGTTCTGA
- a CDS encoding dinucleotide-utilizing enzyme, whose translation MTTRPRLSRSIPFWGLIAGSAAAVGFGAWLTIDKISVMTSTLTDGSATGVEVYAGQAWALFGAVIAGAGLVGLVAALALGAARSLVAPKVDVVETITWQDEAEPVETDAASETPAAPADTAAADTAAASQNDVAASADQPITR comes from the coding sequence ATGACGACCCGTCCCCGCCTGTCCCGCAGCATCCCGTTCTGGGGGCTCATCGCAGGCTCCGCCGCCGCCGTCGGCTTCGGTGCCTGGCTCACGATCGACAAGATCTCGGTCATGACCTCCACCCTCACCGACGGCAGTGCGACCGGCGTCGAGGTGTACGCCGGTCAGGCGTGGGCCCTGTTCGGCGCCGTCATCGCCGGCGCGGGCCTCGTCGGCCTCGTCGCGGCCCTTGCGCTCGGCGCAGCACGCAGCCTCGTCGCCCCGAAGGTCGACGTCGTCGAGACCATCACGTGGCAGGACGAGGCAGAGCCCGTCGAGACCGACGCCGCGTCCGAGACCCCCGCGGCTCCCGCCGACACGGCTGCCGCCGACACGGCTGCCGCATCGCAGAACGACGTCGCGGCATCCGCCGACCAGCCGATCACCCGCTGA
- a CDS encoding COX15/CtaA family protein: protein MPARTALTASDRVRGGSGLVVGRPLRVLAWLSFLTEVIIIGTGGAVRLTGSGLGCSEWPLCTPESLVPLPEQGIHGVIEFGNRTMTGVVGIVAVAVVLLTLHAIAGRPAVMRALVFAGGGILLAIPVYAVAAALSLPAFGFASGALLAAVIAAAIDAGRRLPRRRDLSALAWIVLAGVMAQAVVGGFAVLTDLNPFLVGFHYTCSLLLVCVAAAYLVRLDATEGPRERVVPLWFQIGAHATGLVLAVTILFGVLTTGSGPHSGDANVIREGFDATILAHIHAWPGYVLAALVLVLTISAWVLRLPPRRWLIVLVVAIAVQVTVGVWQAREGLPELLVGIHMVLASLSAAAYTVVVLHLKRTIGQVDSSADA, encoded by the coding sequence ATGCCCGCTCGCACCGCTCTGACCGCATCCGACCGTGTCCGGGGGGGCTCCGGGCTCGTGGTGGGACGACCGCTGCGCGTTCTCGCGTGGCTCTCGTTCCTGACCGAGGTCATCATCATCGGGACCGGTGGCGCGGTACGACTGACGGGGTCGGGTCTGGGATGCTCGGAGTGGCCGCTGTGTACTCCTGAGTCGCTCGTTCCGTTGCCCGAGCAGGGCATCCATGGCGTCATCGAGTTCGGCAACCGGACCATGACCGGCGTCGTGGGGATCGTCGCGGTGGCCGTCGTCCTGCTGACGCTGCACGCGATCGCGGGCCGGCCCGCCGTGATGCGCGCACTCGTGTTCGCCGGCGGCGGCATCCTCCTCGCGATCCCCGTGTACGCAGTGGCCGCCGCCCTGAGTCTGCCGGCTTTCGGTTTCGCCTCGGGCGCGCTCCTGGCGGCCGTCATCGCCGCGGCGATCGATGCCGGCCGCCGGCTCCCTCGACGTCGAGACCTCTCGGCACTCGCGTGGATCGTCCTGGCGGGAGTCATGGCGCAGGCCGTCGTCGGCGGGTTCGCGGTCCTGACGGATCTGAACCCCTTCCTCGTGGGGTTCCACTACACGTGCTCGCTGCTGCTGGTGTGCGTCGCTGCGGCGTACCTGGTGCGACTCGATGCGACCGAGGGTCCGCGCGAGCGCGTCGTCCCCCTGTGGTTCCAGATCGGCGCGCACGCGACGGGACTCGTCCTGGCCGTGACGATCCTCTTCGGCGTGCTCACCACGGGCTCGGGACCGCACTCGGGCGATGCCAACGTGATCCGCGAGGGATTCGACGCGACGATCCTCGCCCACATCCACGCCTGGCCCGGATACGTGCTGGCAGCCCTCGTGCTCGTGCTCACGATCAGCGCCTGGGTCCTGCGCCTCCCCCCGCGTCGCTGGCTGATCGTGCTCGTGGTCGCCATCGCCGTGCAGGTGACCGTCGGAGTGTGGCAGGCGAGAGAGGGGCTGCCCGAGCTGCTCGTCGGGATCCACATGGTCCTCGCCTCGCTCTCCGCGGCCGCCTACACCGTCGTCGTCCTCCACCTGAAGAGGACGATCGGGCAGGTGGATTCCTCAGCAGACGCATAG
- the sufB gene encoding Fe-S cluster assembly protein SufB: MSDVLIDRPELEGLGVYEFGWHDPDAAGASAKRGLTEAVVRDISALKAEPEWMLKTRLKGFQLFGRKPMPTWGADLSDIDFENIKYFVRSTEKQAQSWEDLPEDIRNTYEKLGIPEAERSRLVAGVAAQYESEVVYHQIQEDLEAQGVIFMDTDTALKEHPEFFEEYFGTVIPAGDNKFAALNTAVWSGGSFVYVPKGVHVEIPLQAYFRINTENMGQFERTLIIADEGSYVHYIEGCTAPIYKSDSLHSAVVEIIVKKNARVRYTTIQNWSNNVYNLVTKRAVAHEGATMEWVDGNIGSKVTMKYPSIYLMGEHAKGETLSVAFAGPGQHQDAGAKMIHMAPYTQSSIVSKSIARGGGRAGYRGEVRVDANAHHSANTVRCDALLVDTISRSDTYPAIDIRVDDVQLGHEATVSKVSEEQLFYLMSRGLAEDEAMAMIVRGFIEPIARELPMEYALELNKLIEMGMEGSVG, from the coding sequence ATGTCGGATGTGCTGATCGACCGCCCGGAGCTCGAAGGTCTGGGGGTGTACGAGTTCGGATGGCACGACCCCGACGCAGCGGGTGCGAGCGCGAAGCGCGGCCTCACCGAAGCCGTGGTGCGTGACATCTCGGCGCTCAAGGCCGAGCCCGAATGGATGCTGAAGACCCGTCTGAAGGGGTTCCAGCTCTTCGGTCGCAAGCCGATGCCCACCTGGGGTGCGGACCTCAGCGACATCGACTTCGAGAACATCAAGTACTTCGTGCGGTCCACCGAGAAGCAGGCGCAGTCCTGGGAGGATCTCCCCGAGGACATCCGCAACACCTACGAGAAGCTGGGCATCCCCGAGGCGGAGCGCTCGCGCCTGGTGGCCGGTGTCGCGGCGCAGTACGAGTCCGAGGTCGTCTACCACCAGATCCAGGAGGATCTGGAGGCGCAGGGCGTCATCTTCATGGACACCGACACGGCGTTGAAGGAGCACCCGGAGTTCTTCGAGGAGTACTTCGGCACCGTCATCCCCGCCGGTGACAACAAGTTCGCCGCCCTCAACACGGCTGTGTGGTCGGGCGGATCGTTCGTCTACGTGCCCAAGGGTGTGCACGTGGAGATCCCGCTGCAGGCCTACTTCCGCATCAACACGGAGAACATGGGCCAGTTCGAGCGGACGTTGATCATCGCCGATGAGGGGTCATACGTCCACTACATCGAGGGCTGCACGGCCCCCATCTACAAGAGCGACTCGTTGCATTCGGCCGTCGTCGAGATCATCGTGAAGAAGAACGCCCGCGTGCGTTACACGACGATCCAGAACTGGTCGAACAACGTCTACAACCTGGTGACCAAGCGCGCTGTCGCACATGAGGGCGCCACCATGGAATGGGTCGACGGCAACATCGGGTCGAAGGTCACGATGAAGTACCCCTCGATCTACCTGATGGGCGAGCACGCCAAGGGTGAGACCCTGTCGGTCGCCTTCGCCGGGCCCGGCCAGCACCAGGATGCCGGCGCCAAGATGATCCACATGGCGCCCTACACGCAGTCGTCGATCGTTTCGAAGTCGATCGCGCGCGGCGGCGGGCGGGCCGGATACCGGGGCGAGGTCCGCGTCGATGCGAACGCCCACCACTCCGCCAACACGGTGCGTTGCGACGCGCTCCTGGTCGACACGATCTCGCGCTCGGACACGTATCCCGCGATCGACATCCGGGTCGACGACGTCCAGCTCGGGCACGAGGCGACGGTCTCCAAGGTCAGCGAGGAGCAGCTCTTCTACCTGATGAGCCGGGGGCTCGCGGAAGACGAGGCGATGGCGATGATCGTGCGCGGGTTCATCGAGCCCATCGCGCGCGAGCTGCCGATGGAGTACGCACTGGAGTTGAACAAGCTCATCGAGATGGGCATGGAAGGCAGCGTCGGATGA
- the sufD gene encoding Fe-S cluster assembly protein SufD, protein MSPQAEAPVVETAKGHIDPAAAFVPVQTRSERPRANEVSFFEAPTGREVNWKHTPIDRIRALLEDVAGDAGAVAVSVTGPLAAAGLSAGRAPRGEVFTAEDLSAAIAWERSAEALYLSIPAGAELSEPVVVDLRGAGGRAHTHLVIEAQPNARATVLLRHAGVAQLAENVEIIVRDGAALTLVTLQEWDDEAVHVAAHQARVDRDASLRHVVVSFGGGVVRVNPNVELAGTGARGELYGLSFADAGQHLESQVYLHHKGAQTVGDVLYKGALQGDTAHSVWIGDVLIGPDAVGTDSYEANRNLVLTDGARADSIPNLEIETGDIRGAGHASATGRFDDEQLFYLQARGIDPEQARRLVVLGFLMEIVQKIGIAELEDRLVGAIEAELAGEKR, encoded by the coding sequence ATGAGCCCCCAGGCCGAAGCCCCCGTGGTCGAGACCGCGAAGGGGCACATCGACCCTGCCGCAGCGTTCGTGCCGGTGCAGACCCGCTCGGAGCGCCCGCGCGCGAACGAGGTGTCCTTCTTCGAGGCTCCGACCGGCCGCGAGGTCAACTGGAAGCACACACCGATCGACCGCATCCGGGCTCTGCTCGAGGATGTCGCGGGTGACGCCGGCGCGGTGGCGGTGTCCGTGACCGGGCCGCTTGCTGCGGCGGGTCTGTCGGCCGGCCGGGCGCCGCGCGGCGAGGTCTTCACCGCGGAGGACCTGAGCGCGGCGATCGCCTGGGAGCGTTCCGCAGAGGCGCTGTATCTCAGCATCCCGGCAGGCGCGGAGCTGAGTGAGCCCGTCGTCGTGGACCTCCGCGGCGCCGGAGGCCGCGCACACACGCATCTGGTCATCGAGGCGCAGCCGAACGCGCGGGCAACGGTGCTCCTGCGCCATGCGGGCGTCGCCCAGCTCGCCGAGAACGTGGAGATCATCGTCCGCGACGGTGCGGCCCTCACACTCGTCACGCTTCAGGAATGGGACGACGAGGCGGTGCACGTGGCCGCGCATCAGGCGCGCGTCGATCGTGACGCGAGCCTGCGTCATGTCGTGGTCTCGTTCGGTGGCGGCGTGGTGCGCGTGAACCCGAACGTGGAGCTCGCCGGCACCGGCGCGCGCGGCGAGCTGTACGGCCTCTCCTTCGCGGACGCCGGCCAGCACCTCGAGAGCCAGGTGTACCTGCACCACAAGGGTGCGCAGACCGTCGGCGACGTGCTCTACAAGGGCGCGCTGCAGGGCGACACAGCCCACTCCGTCTGGATCGGCGATGTGCTGATCGGACCGGATGCGGTTGGCACCGACTCCTACGAGGCCAACCGCAACCTGGTGCTCACCGACGGTGCCCGCGCGGACTCCATCCCGAACCTCGAGATCGAGACGGGCGACATCCGCGGAGCGGGGCACGCGAGCGCCACCGGTCGTTTCGACGACGAACAGCTGTTCTACCTGCAGGCTCGCGGCATCGACCCGGAGCAGGCACGACGCCTGGTCGTGCTCGGCTTCCTCATGGAGATCGTGCAGAAGATCGGCATCGCAGAGCTCGAGGACCGTCTCGTCGGTGCGATCGAGGCCGAACTCGCGGGGGAGAAGCGGTGA
- a CDS encoding non-heme iron oxygenase ferredoxin subunit, with amino-acid sequence MSATRVCALSELQQDEARRVEIDGVPMAVVLDGNGEVHAIGDTCTHGDISLSDGFVEGDTLECWAHGSAFSLRTGKPLNLPAYEPVPVYEVTIEGDDVLIDPAVTKNVD; translated from the coding sequence GTGAGCGCGACGCGCGTGTGCGCTCTGAGCGAGCTGCAGCAGGACGAAGCCCGCCGCGTCGAGATCGATGGCGTGCCCATGGCCGTGGTCCTCGACGGCAACGGCGAGGTTCACGCCATCGGCGACACGTGTACGCACGGTGACATCTCGCTCTCGGACGGATTCGTCGAGGGGGACACCCTGGAGTGCTGGGCGCACGGATCCGCGTTCTCGCTGCGTACCGGTAAGCCCCTGAACCTGCCGGCCTACGAGCCGGTGCCCGTATACGAAGTCACGATCGAGGGAGACGATGTCCTGATCGATCCCGCCGTGACCAAGAACGTCGACTGA